The following coding sequences lie in one Heteronotia binoei isolate CCM8104 ecotype False Entrance Well chromosome 6, APGP_CSIRO_Hbin_v1, whole genome shotgun sequence genomic window:
- the LOC132574325 gene encoding anti-apoptotic protein NR13-like: MLSDLTAETRRLVDGYLRRNLSGSVLSHSHTAKTLRRVADKLESREKTFFHSICSTAILPEPGRADVHLRRVAVQMASDGGLNWGRVVALFVFTGTLATALAERGAHEEIGGLTEALVIYLSVEKREWLEAHGGWEGFYRYFNKHGSDSISRCDTKSNTIIATAGFVLAGLAFLMAVR; this comes from the coding sequence ATGCTGAGCGATCTGACAGCCGAGACAAGGCGACTGGTGGATGGCTACTTGCGACGCAACCTGAGTGGTTCGGTGCTGTCTCACAGCCACACGGCCAAGACCCTGCGGAGAGTGGCTGACAAGCTGGAGAGCCGTGAGAAGACATTCTTTCACTCCATTTGCTCCACGGCAATCTTGCCGGAGCCTGGTAGGGCAGACGTCCATTTGAGACGTGTGGCGGTGCAGATGGCATCTGATGGCGGGCTTAACTGGGGTCGAGTAGTGGCGCTGTTTGTGTTCACCGGCACCTTGGCAACAGCTCTGGCTGAGCGGGGGGCCCACGAGGAGATCGGCGGCCTGACAGAGGCAttggtcatctatctgtctgtggagAAGCGCGAGTGGCTGGAGGCGCATGGTGGCTGGGAAGGGTTCTACCGCTACTTCAACAAACACGGTTCTGATTCAATCAGCCGGTGCGATACCAAAAGCAACACTATCATAGCGACCGCCGGATTTGTCCTAGCAGGATTAGCTTTCCTCATGGCCGTGAGATAA